The DNA window GCGGGCTGGCCCTGTGCATCCTGGCCGCGGCGATCGTCGCCGGACGCCACCGGCGCCGGAAGCGCGCCGCCCCGGCCGGCGGCCGCCGGCCGTCGGCGGCACCGACCACCCGCGTCCGGGTGCCCCGCCCGGCCCCGCCGTCGGCGGCGGCGACGACGCGGATCCCGACCGGCGCACCCGGCGCCGGCGCGGAGCACCCCACCACCGTGATTCCGCAGGCAGGGCCCGGCCCGCGGATCTTCCGGGGCGAGGACTCGGCCACGCGGCAGATCCCCGTGCCGAAGCCCAGGATCTTCCGGGCCCCGCACGACACGAAGTAGTCGGGGGTGGACGGCGCCGTGCGCCCCGATCGGGCAGAACTGACCCGGATTCAGCCGCGCAGGGGCGCGAAAGCGAAGTCGCGCAGCCCGTTTCGCGGCTCGATGGCCGCCCGGAAGCCCAGAGCTTCGGCGGCGCGGGCCGGATCCGCGACGATGTGGCGCACATCGCCGCTGCGGTACTGGCCGGTCACCACCGGCGCCGACGCACCGTCGCGGGCGGCGCACAGCGCCGTCGCCACCTCCATGATGGAGATCGGCCGCCCCGAGCATACGTTGGCCGCGAGGAAGCCCCCGCGGTCGCTCGCCGCGGCGGCCACGTTCGCGGCCGCCACGTCGTCGACGTGGACGAAGTCACGCATCTGGCCGCCGTCCTCGAAAACCCTTGGCGGTTCTCCTTTTTCCAGCGAGGACCGGAAGATGGCCGCCACCCCCGAATAGGGGGTGTCCCGCGGCATCCCGGGGCCGTAGACGTTGTGGTAGCGCAGCGCCACCACCGACCCGCCCGTCGCCTCCGACCACGCCAGCGCGTAGTGCTCCTGCGCGGTCTTGCTGGCGGCGTACAGGCTGCGCGGCCGCAGGGCGGCGTCCTCGTCGACGAGGCGCCACCGCAACTCCTCACCGCCGACCGGACAGCGGTGCTCGAAGACTCCGGCGTCCAGGTCGGCGCGCCGCCGCGGCAGCGGGTCGACGGGCCCGTGTTCGGGGCAGTGGTAGCGCCCCTGCCCGTACACCACCATCGACGACGCGAGCACCAGGCGGCGCACGCCGGCCGCGAACATCTGCGCGAGCAGCACCGTGGTGGCCAGGTCGTTGTGTCCGCCGTAGGCGGGCGCGTCCGCGGCGTCCACGCCGGCCCCCACGATCGCGGCGTGATGGCACACGAGGTCGACGCCGGCCAGCAGCGGGGCCAGCGCGTCGGCGTCGCGGACGTCGACGCGGTGGCACCCGGGCGGCAGGACCGCGTCCAGGCCGTGCGCGGCCGGCAGCAGCACGTCGACGCCCACCACGTCGTGACCCTCGGCCCGCAGCGCCGCCTCGACCCGCGACCCGATAAAACCGGCCGCGCCGGTCAGCAGCACCCTCACGGCAGCTCGACGGGCAGCGTGACGCCGGTGTGCGGCAGGCAGTGGGTACAGTTGCGTTCGGAGGCCACCCGCGCGATCGCCTCGCGCACCAGCTTCTTGAACAGCTCGACGTTGCGCTGGAACTGCGCGAACACCTCGGCGGTCTTCACCCCCTCCCCGACCGCGACCCCGGCATCCAGGTCGGTGACCAAAGCTATCGTGGCATAACACATTTCGAGTTCACGAGCGAGCACCGACTCCGGGTAGCCGGTCATGTTGACCAGGCCGAACCCGGCCGAGGCGAACCACCGGCTCTCGGCCCGGGTCGAGAACCGCGGACCCTGGACCACCACCATGGTGCCGCCGTCGACCACGTCGGGCAGGCCGGTGACGGCGGCGCGCAAGGTCGGGCAGTACGGATCGGCGAAGTCGACGTGGATGCCGCCGGAGTCGAAGTAGGTGTCGAGGCGGCCGCTCGTGCGATCGACCAGCTGGTCGGGCACGACGACCGTGCCGGGACCGTTGGCCGGGTCGAGGCTACCGACGGCGCACGGGCCGAACACGCGGCGCACCCCGAGCTTGCGCAGCGCCCACATGTTGGCCCGGTAGGGCACGGTGTGCGCCGAAAACTCGTGAGTGGCGCCGTGGCGGGGCAGGAACGCGACCTCGTGCCCGCCGACCGTGCCGAGGGTGACCGGGGCGCTGGGCCGGCCGTAGGGGGTGTCCACGGTGACGGTGCGAACGTCGGATTCGAGAAACGTGTAGAAGCCGCTGCCGCCGATCACCCCGAGCATCCGCCCATTCTGGTGCATGGCCCTTCGGCGGGATGTTGCAGGATGTTGCAGGATATTTTCATGGCCAGTTTCGGGCAGTGGATCTCGGGTGCGCGGCCGCGGACGCTGCCCAACGCGGTGGCGCCCGTGGTCGCCGGAACCGGCGCCGCGGCGTGGCTGCACGCCGCGGTGTGGTGGAAGGCGCTGCTGGCGCTGGCCGTCGCGGTCGCGCTGACCGTCGGCGTCAACTACGCCAACGACTACTCCGACGGCGTCCGCGGCACCGACGACGACCGCGCCGGCCCGGTGCGGCTGGTCGGGGCGCGGCTGGCGGCGCCGCGCGCGGTGCTGACCGCGGCGGTGGCCAGCCTGACGGTGGCCGCCGTCGCGGGTGTGGCGCTGGCGCTGCTGTCCGCGCCGTGGCTGATCGCGGTCGGCGCCGCCTGCATCGCGGGGGCCTGGCTGTACACCGGCGGGTCGAAGCCCTACGGCTACGCCGGTTTCGGCGAGGTCGCGGTGTTCGTGTTCTTCGGCCTGGTCGCGGTGCTGGGCACCGAGTACACCCAGGCGCTGCGGGTGGACTGGGTGGGGCTGGTGCTGGCGGTGTCGACGGGGGCGCTGTCGTCCTCGGTGCTGGTGGCCAACAACCTGCGCGACATCCCCACCGACGCGCAGTCGCACAAGATCACGCTGGCGGTGCGTCTCGGCGACGCCCGCACCCGCACGCTGTACCAGGCGCTGCTGGTGACCGCCGGGGCGCTGACCCTGGTGTTGACGGCGGCCACGCCGTGGTGCGCGGCGGGCCTGGTGGCCACGCCGCTGGCGCTGCGGGCCGCGGGCCCGGTGCGATCGGGCCGCGGCGGCCCGGCGCTGATCCCGGTGCTGCGCGACACCGGCCTGGCGATGATCGTGTGGGCGGTCGCGGTGGCGCTGGCCTTGACGCTGGTGCGCTGACCGGGTGTGCGCTTCCCTAGTCCTCGTCGACGTCCTCGCCGCGCAGGCGGGCTTGCAGCTGTTCTCGTTCCCGGCGGCGGCGTTCCCCGGCCGTCGCGAGCGCGGCGGTGGCCCGCCGGCGCAGCGGGCTGAACAACCAGATGCCCAGCGGCATCGCGATGATCAACGCGAACAACGCGGCGACGATGACGGGGAACTGCGCGATCCCCAGCAGTCGGGCGATCCCGTAGATCACCCCGGTGAGCACGGCCACCAGCAGCAACCGCGCTGCCGCGTAAGGCAGGACACCGCCGATCATGCCGCCGCCCCGGTGTCCGGTGCTTTCCGTGCTTTCGGTGCCTTCTGGGCCAGGCTCTGCTGCCACGGGTCGAGCCTACGACGCGGGTATATTCGCTGCAGGAGGTGTTGAGTGCTCTACCTGCTCGTCGTGCTGATCCTGGGGACCCTGATCTACGTTGGCTGGCGCGCGGCGCGGCTGCAGAACAGCCGCCCGAAGACCCGCGTCATCGGACCCGACGACGATCCCGACTTCCTCCGGCGATTAGGCCACGGGGACAACAACCCTCGCTAGCCGCTCAGCCCAGACCCGGGTTGCGCTGGTCGCCGCCGAACCCGTCGGCAACGACGGCCGCCAGTTCGACGAGCGCCTCGCGGGTCCCCCGCCGCAACCGGTCCAGGTTGATCTCGGCGCCCTCCTCGAGATGCGGGTCGAACGGCACGATGCGCACGGCGCGGCAGCGCCGCGAGAAGTGGTCGACCACCTTGTTCATGTCGACCTTGCCGGTGCGCGGGCGCACCGCGTTGATCACGGCGATCGAATCGCGGACCAGGTCCTCGTGGCCGTGGGCGTCCAGCCAGTCCAGCGTCGCCGAGGCGCTGCGCGCGCCGTCGATCGATCCCGAGCTGACGACGACCAGCACGTCGGCCTTGTCCAGCACCGACGACATCGCCGAGTGCAGCAGCCCGGTGCCGCAGTCGGTGAGCACCAGGCCATAGAACCGTTCCAGGATCTCGAGGGTGCGGTCGTAGTCGGCGGCGCTGAACGCCTCCGACACGGACGGATCGGTCTCCGACGCCAGCACTTCCAGCCCGCTCGGCCCTTTCGAGGTGTACCGGCGAACGTCGCTGTAGCGCGCGATACTCCCGGCGTCGTGCAGCATCTCGCGCACCGTCGCCGCCGTCTCCAGCGGCACCTTCTGGCTCAGGGTGCCACGGTCCGGGTTGGCGTCGACGGCCACCACCCGGTCGCCGCGGATCTCGGCGAACGTCGCCCCCAGCGTCGCGGCGATCGTGGTCTTGCCCACCCCGCCCTTCAGCGACAGCAGCGCGATCCGGTAGCAACCCCGCAGCGGCCGGTTGACCTGGGCCACCAGGTTGTTGTAGCGGGCGGCCCGGGCACCCTCGCCCACGTTGATCAGCCCGTTGGACAGCACGTACAGCAGCCGGCGCCAACCCTCGGTGGGCGGGGGCTTCACCGGGCGCAACAGCATGCTGGTGGACAGCTCCGGGTACGGCGTGTGCGGCAGCGGCTCGGGACGGCGCAGACCCGACGGGGCCGCCGGCGCGGCGTGGACCGCGGTGGGCCCCGCATCGATCGGTCCGGTGTAGTAGGCGCCGTAGGCCGTCGGGTCGACCCGCCTCATGCCGGTCGCCGGGGTCGGTTCCCACTGCGGCATACCGCCCGAGGGGGGCGGCTCCTGCCTGCCGGAGCCCCGCCGCTCCGTGCGGAAGCCGACGAAGGCGCGAGTCGGCGCGTCGCCGCCCGGCTCGGGCGGCGACGCGGCCTGGGGTTCGACAGAGTCCTGCGGGGTAAACTGCCTGGTGGGTTGGTCGGGCGATTCCACGCCCGTCGTCGGCTCGTCGGACACGTGCACTCCCCCTCGATCGGTTATGCGGGTCGTTTTGCCCACTGTCAGACCAGCTGTCAGCCCACCCCCGCATACGAGTGCAGGCCCACGGTCACCAGATTAACGAAGAACAGGTTGAAGACCATCGCCACGAACCCCACGACGTTGATCCAGGCCGCTTTCCGGTCCCGCCACCCCGCGGTCGACCGGGCGTGCAGATAGGCCGCGTACACCACCCACGCGACGAACGACACCGTCTCCTTGGGGTCCCAGCCCCAATACCTGCCCCAGGCCTCCTCGGCCCAGATGGCGCCGAAGATCACGCCGAAGCCGAACACCGGGAACGCGAAGATCGTGGTGCGGTAGGCGATGCGGTCCAGCGTCTGGGCGTCCGGGAACCGCTGCACGAGCCGGGCCAGGGTGCCCTCGGTCTCGGGGTGCCCCAGCCGCGACGTCCGCAGCAGGAACAGGACGCTGGCGATGCCGGCGACCATGAACACCCCCGACCCGAGGCTGACCACCGACACGTGGATGGGCAGCCAGTAGGACTGCAGCGCGGGCATCACCGGGGCCGCGTTGGTGTAGAGCCAGCGGCCCGAAACCGTCAGCAGGATCAGGATCGGCACCAGCAGGAAGACCCACAGCGGGCGGTACTGCGGGCGGCGCAGCACGACGGCGCCGGCGAGCAGGCCGCACAGGCAGGTCAGGTTGATGAACTCGTACATGTTGCCCCACGGCGGGCGCAGGGTGGCCAGACCGCGCAGCACGACGCACGCCACCAGAAGCCCGATGCCGAGGTAGACCACGGCCAGCCCGGCCCGCCCGGTGCGTTCGTCGAACGGCCGCCGGGGGACGTCGTCCACGATGCCGGGAACGGCGCTGTCGACGCCGACGGCACCGGCGAGCACCCGCTCGCGGCGGTCCACGCGCCGCCCGCCCGCGTAGGCCAGCTCGACGGCGAGCAGCAGCAACGCCACCACCAGGGCCACTACGGCCGAGGTGAATGCCCAGTCCGAGTACCGTGCCAGCGTGATGTTGACGTGCAGGGTGTTCATGTGACGTCCACCTGAAGACTCCTCTTGGCGGCCTCGGGGGCCGCGTCCAGTCCGGCGAGCAACCGCTCGCTCAGCCGCTCGAACTCGTCGCCCCATCCGGAGTTGTCGGTGCGTGCCAGACCACCCAGTTCGACGTTCACCGTACCGGGGTCGGTTTCGCCGGCGGGGCTCAGACGCACCCAGACCCGGCGGCGTCGCACCAGCAACGACACGACCAGCCCCGCCATCATCGTGATGGCGAACACCAGCACCCAGGCCTGGCCGGGATCGTGGGACACCTGCAGGTTGACGAACGGCACCGCGCCGTCGAACCGCACGACGGTGCCCGCCGCCGGGCCCGCCTCGATCCGGACCTCCTGGCCGGGGCGTAGGTTGACCCGCTTCTCCCGGGTCAGCCGGTGCTGTTGCAGTAGCCGCGGGTCCAGCGTGAACAGCGACTGGGGCCGCCCGCTGTCCAGGCCGGTGTCGCCGCGGTAGACGTCGATGGCCACCGCCGGGGCGTTCAGAGCCGGGAACCGCGACGACAAAAGGGTGCCATCGAGCTGCTCGGTCGGCGCGAGCAGGCCCTGGATAGCGATCTCGTGCTGGCGGCGTTCCGTCGCGTCGGGGTAGCTGCCGGCGGGCGGGTCGATGCGCACCACGCCCGACGACAACAGGGTGCGCGGGTTGTCGGGCCGCCATTGCACGGTCGACGTGCGGGTCTGCCCGCCCGGGAATATCACGGTGAAGGTGGGCGCGTACCCGTGGCCCTGCAGGTAGACGCGGTCGCCGCCGACGCGCAGCGGATGGTTGACCTCCAGCCGGTACGGGTGCCACGCGTCGGCGCTCAGGTCTCCGCCCGCCTGGTAGTCGATGTCGGCGGCGTAGGAGGTGGCCTGCCCCGACGGCAGGTAGTGGGCCGCGAAGTCGTCCACCCGGATGCAGATGGGGTGCAGCGACGTGCCGTCGACGGTGTTGCCGGCGCGGAACGAGTCGAACGCGGCCGGGGAGGCCGAGCAGAAGCCAGGTCCGCCGTCGGCGATGACGATCACGTTGCCCTCGTAGCCGAACAGCTTGCCGACGGCCACCGCGACCAGCAGGCCCAGCAGCGAGAAGTGGAACACCAGGTTGCCGAATTCGCGCAGGTAGCCCTTCTCCGCGGAGATCTCGACGGTGCCCGGGGTGCCGCCTTCGTGCCGGATCGCCGTGCGCCAGCCCCGCAGCCGGCCCTCGATCGTGTTGGCCAGTGCGTTGAGGTCGCCGATGCCGGCCCCGACGCGGGTGACGGCGTGCTTGGGCAGCCGGGCCAGGTTGCGCGGCGCGGCCACCGGCGTGGCTCGCAGGCTGCGGGCGTGCTCGATCATCCGCGGGGTGAGACAGCCCACCAGGGAGACGAACAGCAGCACGTACACGGCGGTGAACCAGAAGCTGGAGAACACGTCGAAGGCCTGCAGCCGGTCCAGCCACGGGCCGATCACCGGGTGCGACTTGATGTAGTCGTCGACCTTGCCGGCGTTGAGGCTGCGCTGGGGCAGCAGGGCCCCGGGTATCGCGCCGAGCGCGAGCAGGAACAGCAGCACCAGCGCGGTGCCCATCGAGGTCAACGCGCGCCAGGTGTTGCGCGCCCAGGCGAGTACGGCGCTCAAATCGGCAGCCTCACGTCGGAGACGAACGCGTCGCGCAGCCACGACACGAAGTCGTTCCACGCCCCGGTGACCAGCAGCGCGCCGACCGCGATCAGCAGCGCGCCGCCGAACATCTGGATGGCCCGGGTGTGCCGCCGCAGCCAGCCCAGGCCCGCCACCGCCCCCGCCGAGCCGAACGCCAGCGCCACGAACGGGATCCCCAGCCCCAGGCAGTAGGCGATGACCAGCACGATCCCGCGGGCGACGTCGGCGCCCTGGGTGGCCGAGGCCAGCGTGATCACCCCGGTCAGCG is part of the Mycobacterium sp. HUMS_12744610 genome and encodes:
- the ccsB gene encoding c-type cytochrome biogenesis protein CcsB is translated as MNTLHVNITLARYSDWAFTSAVVALVVALLLLAVELAYAGGRRVDRRERVLAGAVGVDSAVPGIVDDVPRRPFDERTGRAGLAVVYLGIGLLVACVVLRGLATLRPPWGNMYEFINLTCLCGLLAGAVVLRRPQYRPLWVFLLVPILILLTVSGRWLYTNAAPVMPALQSYWLPIHVSVVSLGSGVFMVAGIASVLFLLRTSRLGHPETEGTLARLVQRFPDAQTLDRIAYRTTIFAFPVFGFGVIFGAIWAEEAWGRYWGWDPKETVSFVAWVVYAAYLHARSTAGWRDRKAAWINVVGFVAMVFNLFFVNLVTVGLHSYAGVG
- a CDS encoding DUF4229 domain-containing protein, with translation MIGGVLPYAAARLLLVAVLTGVIYGIARLLGIAQFPVIVAALFALIIAMPLGIWLFSPLRRRATAALATAGERRRREREQLQARLRGEDVDED
- a CDS encoding MinD/ParA family ATP-binding protein, with translation MHVSDEPTTGVESPDQPTRQFTPQDSVEPQAASPPEPGGDAPTRAFVGFRTERRGSGRQEPPPSGGMPQWEPTPATGMRRVDPTAYGAYYTGPIDAGPTAVHAAPAAPSGLRRPEPLPHTPYPELSTSMLLRPVKPPPTEGWRRLLYVLSNGLINVGEGARAARYNNLVAQVNRPLRGCYRIALLSLKGGVGKTTIAATLGATFAEIRGDRVVAVDANPDRGTLSQKVPLETAATVREMLHDAGSIARYSDVRRYTSKGPSGLEVLASETDPSVSEAFSAADYDRTLEILERFYGLVLTDCGTGLLHSAMSSVLDKADVLVVVSSGSIDGARSASATLDWLDAHGHEDLVRDSIAVINAVRPRTGKVDMNKVVDHFSRRCRAVRIVPFDPHLEEGAEINLDRLRRGTREALVELAAVVADGFGGDQRNPGLG
- the resB gene encoding cytochrome c biogenesis protein ResB — its product is MGTALVLLFLLALGAIPGALLPQRSLNAGKVDDYIKSHPVIGPWLDRLQAFDVFSSFWFTAVYVLLFVSLVGCLTPRMIEHARSLRATPVAAPRNLARLPKHAVTRVGAGIGDLNALANTIEGRLRGWRTAIRHEGGTPGTVEISAEKGYLREFGNLVFHFSLLGLLVAVAVGKLFGYEGNVIVIADGGPGFCSASPAAFDSFRAGNTVDGTSLHPICIRVDDFAAHYLPSGQATSYAADIDYQAGGDLSADAWHPYRLEVNHPLRVGGDRVYLQGHGYAPTFTVIFPGGQTRTSTVQWRPDNPRTLLSSGVVRIDPPAGSYPDATERRQHEIAIQGLLAPTEQLDGTLLSSRFPALNAPAVAIDVYRGDTGLDSGRPQSLFTLDPRLLQQHRLTREKRVNLRPGQEVRIEAGPAAGTVVRFDGAVPFVNLQVSHDPGQAWVLVFAITMMAGLVVSLLVRRRRVWVRLSPAGETDPGTVNVELGGLARTDNSGWGDEFERLSERLLAGLDAAPEAAKRSLQVDVT
- a CDS encoding 1,4-dihydroxy-2-naphthoate polyprenyltransferase encodes the protein MASFGQWISGARPRTLPNAVAPVVAGTGAAAWLHAAVWWKALLALAVAVALTVGVNYANDYSDGVRGTDDDRAGPVRLVGARLAAPRAVLTAAVASLTVAAVAGVALALLSAPWLIAVGAACIAGAWLYTGGSKPYGYAGFGEVAVFVFFGLVAVLGTEYTQALRVDWVGLVLAVSTGALSSSVLVANNLRDIPTDAQSHKITLAVRLGDARTRTLYQALLVTAGALTLVLTAATPWCAAGLVATPLALRAAGPVRSGRGGPALIPVLRDTGLAMIVWAVAVALALTLVR
- a CDS encoding NAD-dependent epimerase/dehydratase family protein, giving the protein MRVLLTGAAGFIGSRVEAALRAEGHDVVGVDVLLPAAHGLDAVLPPGCHRVDVRDADALAPLLAGVDLVCHHAAIVGAGVDAADAPAYGGHNDLATTVLLAQMFAAGVRRLVLASSMVVYGQGRYHCPEHGPVDPLPRRRADLDAGVFEHRCPVGGEELRWRLVDEDAALRPRSLYAASKTAQEHYALAWSEATGGSVVALRYHNVYGPGMPRDTPYSGVAAIFRSSLEKGEPPRVFEDGGQMRDFVHVDDVAAANVAAAASDRGGFLAANVCSGRPISIMEVATALCAARDGASAPVVTGQYRSGDVRHIVADPARAAEALGFRAAIEPRNGLRDFAFAPLRG
- a CDS encoding S-methyl-5'-thioadenosine phosphorylase, whose product is MLGVIGGSGFYTFLESDVRTVTVDTPYGRPSAPVTLGTVGGHEVAFLPRHGATHEFSAHTVPYRANMWALRKLGVRRVFGPCAVGSLDPANGPGTVVVPDQLVDRTSGRLDTYFDSGGIHVDFADPYCPTLRAAVTGLPDVVDGGTMVVVQGPRFSTRAESRWFASAGFGLVNMTGYPESVLARELEMCYATIALVTDLDAGVAVGEGVKTAEVFAQFQRNVELFKKLVREAIARVASERNCTHCLPHTGVTLPVELP